From the genome of Argentina anserina chromosome 4, drPotAnse1.1, whole genome shotgun sequence, one region includes:
- the LOC126791637 gene encoding pentatricopeptide repeat-containing protein At4g14050, mitochondrial, whose translation MPVSHYLHQLKLCARTHTPSTAKTLHAQLIKSALHQCPPLPNTLLHVYARCGLLDDALHLFDEMPHRDHVSWASLLTAHNQANLPRRTLSIFRSMFDVDSLLPDHFVFASLVKACSSMGAVRQGMQVHARFVLSPFHVDDVVKSALVDMYAKCGLPDNARAVFDSIGKRSVVAWTAMVSGYARSGRKKDALEVFGEMPEKSLFSWTALISGLVQSGNGVDALYLFIEMRRERVDIVDPLVLSSTVGACANLAVLELGRQVHGLVIGLGYGSCLFVSNALVDMYAKCSDILAARDIFCGMQRKDVVSWTSIIVGAAQHGRAEEALTLYDEMVGAGVKPNEVTFVGLIYACSHVGFVSKGRAIFKSMIEDYGICPCLQHYTCYLDLLSRSGHLGEALNVIDSMPFEPDEPTWAALLSACKHHGDTRMGIRVADHLLSLNPEDPSSYILLSNVYAGAGMWENVAQVRKLMTTREVKKNPGYSSIDIGKESEVFHAGETSHPMKNEIYDLLKELDAEMKKRGYVPDCSFVLHDMEQQEKERQLFWHSERLALAYGLLKAVPGVPIRIVKNLRVCGDCHTVLKFISSIVKRDIIVRDATRYHHFSKGECSCNDFW comes from the coding sequence ATGCCAGTGTCTCACTACCTCCACCAACTGAAGCTCTGCGCAAGAACCCACACACCTTCCACCGCCAAAACCCTCCACGCCCAACTCATCAAATCCGCCCTCCACCAATGCCCCCCATTACCCAACACCCTCCTTCACGTCTACGCCAGATGCGGCCTCCTCGACGACGCCCTCCACCTGTTCGACGAAATGCCCCACCGAGACCACGTCTCCTGGGCTTCACTCCTCACCGCCCACAACCAAGCCAACCTCCCCCGCCGTACTCTCTCCATCTTCCGCTCCATGTTTGACGTCGACTCTCTGCTCCCCGACCATTTCGTCTTCGCCAGCCTTGTCAAGGCCTGCTCCAGCATGGGAGCTGTCAGGCAAGGAATGCAGGTTCATGCACGGTTTGTATTGTCTCCGTTTCACGTCGACGATGTTGTGAAGTCGGCattggttgatatgtatgcgaaATGTGGGTTGCCGGATAATGCTCGTGCGGTTTTTGATTCGATTGGGAAGAGGAGTGTGGTTGCGTGGACCGCGATGGTTTCGGGGTATGCTAGGAGTGGGAGGAAGAAGGATGCTTTGGAGGTGTTTGGGGAGATGCCGGAGAAGAGCTTGTTTTCGTGGACTGCATTGATATCGGGGTTGGTGCAGAGTGGGAATGGTGTTGATGCATTGTACTTGTTTATTGAGATGAGGAGGGAGAGGGTTGATATTGTGGACCCTTTGGTTCTGTCGAGCACAGTTGGAGCTTGTGCGAATTTGGCTGTGTTGGAGCTTGGGAGGCAGGTTCATGGGTTGGTTATTGGACTTGGGTATGGCTCGTGCTTGTTTGTTAGTAATGCACTGGTGGATATGTATGCAAAATGTAGTGACATTTTAGCTGCTAGGGATATTTTCTGTGGAATGCAGCGAAAAGACGTGGTTTCTTGGACTTCCATAATTGTTGGGGCCGCACAGCATGGGAGAGCTGAGGAAGCATTGACTTTGTATGATGAGATGGTTGGAGCTGGGGTTAAGCCTAATGAAGTTACATTCGTTGGACTGATATATGCCTGTAGCCACGTTGGTTTTGTTAGCAAGGGACGTGCCATTTTCAAATCCATGATTGAGGATTATGGAATTTGTCCCTGTCTGCAGCACTATACATGTTACTTGGATCTTCTTAGTCGCTCTGGGCATCTTGGTGAAGCTTTAAATGTCATTGATTCAATGCCGTTTGAGCCTGATGAACCCACTTGGGCGGCTTTACTAAGTGCTTGCAAACATCATGGGGATACCCGAATGGGTATCAGAGTTGCTGATCATCTTTTAAGCTTAAACCCAGAAGATCCTTCAAGTTATATACTATTATCTAATGTATATGCTGGTGCCGGTATGTGGGAGAATGTAGCACAAGTGAGAAAGTTGATGACAACAAGAGAAGTCAAGAAGAATCCAGGTTACAGTTCCATTGACATTGGAAAGGAAAGTGAAGTGTTTCATGCTGGAGAGACATCTCACCCTATGAAGAATGAGATATATGATTTGCTTAAAGAGTTGGATGCAGAGATGAAGAAAAGAGGCTATGTTCCTGATTGTAGCTTTGTTTTACACGACATGGAGCAGCAAGAGAAGGAAAGGCAGCTATTTTGGCATAGTGAGAGGTTGGCATTGGCTTATGGGCTTTTGAAGGCTGTTCCAGGGGTACCTATCCGGATAGTAAAAAATCTTCGTGTTTGCGGAGATTGTCACACGGTATTAAAATTCATAAGCAGTATTGTGAAGAGGGACATTATTGTTAGAGATGCCACTAGATACCACCATTTTAGTAAGGGGGAATGTTCGTGCAATGACTTTTGGTAA
- the LOC126790424 gene encoding selenium-binding protein 2-like — MATDVSVVQHATVEEEGKRQSNGVDASSCCKTGPGYATPLQAMSGPREQILYVTSVYSGTGIQKPDYLATVDVDPNSPTYSRVIHRLPVPYLGDELHHSGWNSCSSCHGDPSAQRRYLVLPALISGRIYVIDTKTDPKAPSLHKVVDPEDIVQKTGLAYPHTSHCLASGDLLVSCLGDKDGNAAGNGFLLLDSEFNVKGRWEKPGHSPLFGYDFWYQPRHKTMISSSWGAPAAFTKGFNLQHVSDGLYGRHLHVYSWPEGELKQTLDLGNTGLLPLEIRFLHDPSKDTGFVGCALTSNMVRFFKTEDGSWSHEVAISVEPLKVQNWILPEMPGLITDFLISLDDRFLYFVNWLHGDVRQYNIEDPKHPKLAGQVWVGGLIQKGSPVVAEAEDGTTKQFEVPEIQGKKLRGGPQMIQLSLDGKRLYVTNSLFSTWDRQFYPDLMEKGSHMLQLDVDTEKGGLAVNTKFFVDFGAEPDGPSLAHEMRYPGGDCTSDIWI, encoded by the exons atggctACTGATGTGAGTGTGGTGCAGCATGCTACagtagaagaagaagggaAGAGGCAGAGCAATGGGGTTGACGCATCATCATGCTGCAAGACTGGTCCGGGCTATGCTACTCCACTCCAGGCCATGTCTGGTCCCAGAGAGCAAATCCTCTATGTCACTTCTGTTTACTCCG GAACCGGGATTCAGAAGCCTGATTACCTAGCCACAGTGGACGTGGACCCAAATTCTCCCACCTATTCCAGAGTTATACACAGGCTGCCTGTGCCGTATTTAGGGGATGAACTGCATCACTCCGGGTGGAACTCGTGCAGCTCTTGCCATGGAGATCCATCTGCGCAGCGGCGCTATCTTGTCCTTCCTGCCTTGAT ATCGGGTCGCATATATGTGATCGACACAAAAACAGATCCAAAGGCTCCATCTCTGCATAAAGTTGTTGACCCTGAAGACATCGTACAGAAGACTGGATTGGCATACCCACACACATCCCACTGCCTTGCATCTGGTGATTTGTTGGTTTCATGCCTGGGGGATAAAGATGGAAATGCTGCAGGAAATGGATTTCTTCTCCTTGACTCGGAGTTCAATGTAAAGGGAAG GTGGGAGAAACCTGGACACAGTCCACTTTTTGGTTATGATTTCTGGTACCAACCACGGCACAAAACAATGATAAGCTCATCATGGGGTGCCCCTGCTGCTTTCACCAAAGGTTTCAACCTTCAGCATGTGTCTGATGGTCTCTATGGGAGGCATCTTCATGTCTACAGTTGGCCTGAGGGTGAATTGAAACAAACTTTGGATCTTGGCAATACAGGTCTCTTACCCTTAGAG ATAAGGTTCCTGCACGATCCTTCTAAGGACACCGGATTTGTTGGATGCGCCTTGACGAGTAACATGGTCCGATTCTTCAAGACAGAGGATGGTTCATGGAGCCATGAG GTTGCAATATCAGTAGAACCATTGAAAGTGCAGAACTGGATTCTTCCAGAGATGCCTGGGCTCATAACTGATTTTCTGATCTCACTTGATGATCGTTTTCTATACTTTGTCAACTGGCTGCATGGAGATGTAAGACAATATAATATTGAGGACCCTAAACATCCTAAACTGGCTGGCCAAGTATGGGTTGGGGGGCTTATCCAAAAGGGAAGCCCAGTTGTGGCCGAGGCTGAGGATGGAACAACAAAGCAGTTTGAAGTTCCGGAGATACAG GGGAAGAAATTGAGGGGCGGACCACAAATGATCCAGTTAAGTTTAGATGGGAAGCGGCTCTATGTCACCAACTCGCTTTTCAGTACTTGGGATCGCCAGTTCTACCCTGACCTTATGGAAAAAGGATCCCACATGTTACAGCTTGATGTTGATACAGAGAAAGGTGGTCTTGCAGTAAACACAAAGTTCTTCGTCGACTTTGGAGCCGAACCTGATGGTCCTTCTCTCGCCCATGAAATGAGATACCCTGGTGGTGACTGCACGTCGGATATATGGATTTAA
- the LOC126790425 gene encoding uncharacterized protein LOC126790425 has product MQQRRSALSGRPTGTDGSDFNYRMVVDSRYQKVADGKSRLYALTLTQAFLLLIGVLYTYIFTFHEEVLNVIAISSTAIGFISLILGDIGRRRSRVTLLKVHMVASSIAVLLSIACVTKGNIILKVLQTPSRWELHKFKLLEAAHAAVGFLVQIFTVGTIISLISNMSPPKRTS; this is encoded by the exons ATGCAGCAGAGAAGATCAGCATTGTCAGGGAGGCCTACCGGAACAGATGGCTCAGATTTCAACTACCGCATGGTTGTCGACTCTC GGTATCAGAAAGTAGCTGATGGGAAATCTCGTCTCTATGCTCTTACTCTCACTCAG GCTTTCTTGCTGCTGATAGGAGTcttgtatacatatattttcactttCCACGAGGAAGTTCTCAATGTGATTGCTATCTCTTCTACAGCTATTGGTTTTATTTCTTTGATACTTGGGGACATAG GTCGAAGGCGTAGTCGAGTGACTTTGTTGAAAGTTCACATGGTTGCATCATCTATTGCAGTGCTACTTTCCATTGCCTGTGTCACCAAGGGTAATATAATATTAAAG GTTTTACAAACTCCCAGTAGATGGGAACTACACAAATTCAAACTTCTTGAGGCCGCTCATGCTGCAGTTG GATTCCTGGTACAAATATTTACAGTTGGCACAATAATTTCTTTAATCAGTAACATGTCTCCACCGAAAAGAACCTCTTAG
- the LOC126791626 gene encoding protein RALF-like 32, with protein MVSLQSSFVLLILALCYFGATASSSSPSSCNGSIAECEAESELLMESEISRRFLEQKKYISSGALKKDQPVCNSGGKGEAYSKTGGCLPPPANTYNRGCSKYYRCRSDS; from the coding sequence ATGGTGTCTCTGCAATCTAGCTTCGTTCTCCTGATCCTCGCCCTTTGCTATTTCGGCGCAACTGCCTCGTcgtcatcaccatcatcatgcAATGGGTCCATTGCAGAGTGCGAAGCAGAAAGCGAGCTGCTGATGGAGTCAGAAATAAGCAGAAGGTTTCTAGAACAGAAGAAGTATATCTCATCTGGCGCTTTGAAGAAAGACCAACCGGTCTGCAACAGCGGTGGTAAAGGCGAAGCTTATAGTAAAACAGGAGGCTGCCTTCCTCCTCCGGCTAATACCTATAACAGAGGATGCTCTAAATACTACAGATGCAGATCCGACTCGTGA
- the LOC126791357 gene encoding uncharacterized protein LOC126791357, with the protein MESQNPTFEPFRLFSSSGSGLFDQPEPPLPPPPPCIEVLPSQISWSGKFNVEPVELGGLTLLKGRVSTQEVFTLSNSDLVPGKYEGGLKLWEGSLDLVKALSSEVKNGQLSFSGKRVLELGCGHGLPGIFACLEGAAAIHFQDFNAEVLQCLTIPNVNANVPSVQSPTLQEKKCDGGAEIRFFSGDWREVNGLLPYAQNTEKDVNVSSGQSADALYDIILMAETVYSISTLQHLYELIKKCITRPHGIVYLAAKKHYFGVGGGTRRFLSVVEKDGVLVSSMVAEVADGSSNVREVWKLSFK; encoded by the exons ATGGAGTCTCAG AACCCAACTTTCGAACCGTTCCGACTATTCTCATCATCAGGGTCAGGGTTATTCGACCAACCAGAGccccctcttcctcctccacctccttGCATCGAAGTGCTTCCCTCTCAG ATATCGTGGTCTGGGAAGTTCAATGTGGAGCCAGTAGAATTGGGCGGACTTACATTGCTCAAG GGCCGAGTTAGTACTCAAGAGGTTTTTACGCTGTCCAACTCTGATTTAGTACCCGGGAAATATGAAG GGGGACTAAAGCTATGGGAAGGTTCACTTGATTTAGTAAAAGCTCTTAGCTCTGAAGTTAAGAATGGACAGCTATCATTCTCTGGTAAACGAGTATTAGAG CTTGGCTGTGGTCATGGACTTCCTGGTATCTTTGCCTGCCTTGAG GGTGCAGCTGCTATTCATTTCCAGGACTTCAATGCTGAGGTCCTGCAATGTCTCACAATACCCAATGTAAATGCAAATGTTCCTAGCGTGCAATCCCCAACATTGCAAGAGAAAAAGTGTGATGGGGGAGCAGAAATTCGTTTTTTTTCTGGCGACTGGCGTGAAGTCAATGGCCTTCTTCCCTATGCACAAAATACTGAGAAGGATGTTAATGTTAGTTCAGGGCAAAGTGCAGATGCTCTCTATGATATTATTTTAATGGCAGAGACAGTTTACTCGATCTCCACTCTGCAACATCTCTATGAACTCATAAAGAAG TGCATCACTCGTCCTCATGGTATAGTGTACTTAGCAGCCAAGAAGCATTATTTTGGAGTAGGAGGGGGAACTCGAAGGTTCCTATCAGTGGTGGAGAAAGATG GTGTTCTGGTTTCTAGCATGGTTGCTGAAGTTGCAGATGGCTCGTCTAACGTCCGAGAGGTGTGGaagctttcatttaagtag
- the LOC126791109 gene encoding probable xyloglucan galactosyltransferase GT14, producing the protein MEKPLKCSQDLWFVILISFLFCFVFLSFDYSSFWGVNNGANLLVTRQGHPVGSVRNQTVLSTTQLSPDSCSGRYVYIHDDLPSKFNSDLLENCRILTRGTDKPNLCPFFENWGFGPQITEGVLANTSWFSTNQFTLEVIFHNKMKQYKCLTKNSTLASAVYVPFYAGLDASLHLWDSNLTVRDASARDLNAWLSERPEWKRMWGRDHFMVGGRISWDFRRQTDEVSDWGSKLRFLPESMNMSMLSVEGSSWRNDYAIPYPTNFHPAKDIDVIQWQNRMRKLERPNLFTFVGAPRPDQQNSIRGKIIDQCLASSVGKLVDCSSGGIKCDNPASVMRVFQSSVYCLQPTGDSYTRKSAFDSILAGCIPVFFHPGTAYSQYVWHLPKNHTKYSVFIPVRYVEDLKDDLIERTLVGISKERESEMREEVIRLIPKLVYADPMSRLETEDAFDLSVKGILETIENVRNVIREGRDPSIGFADEDSYKYTFPKTIE; encoded by the coding sequence ATGGAGAAGCCACTCAAGTGCTCTCAGGATCTCTGGTTTGTCATACTCATATCCTTCCTTTTCTGCTTTGTATTCCTCTCATTTGATTATTCATCTTTCTGGGGTGTCAACAATGGTGCCAATCTCTTAGTCACTAGACAAGGTCACCCAGTTGGGTCTGTGAGGAACCAGACCGTTTTGAGTACTACCCAGTTGAGCCCAGATTCTTGTTCTGGTCGTTATGTTTATATACATGATGATCTTCCTTCCAAGTTCAACTCTGATTTGCTTGAGAACTGTAGGATTCTTACTAGAGGGACTGATAAGCCAAATTTGTGTCCGTTCTTTGAGAACTGGGGTTTTGGTCCTCAAATCACTGAAGGGGTTTTGGCAAATACTAGTTGGTTCTCCACAAACCAGTTCACTTTAGAagtcatatttcacaacaagatGAAACAGTATAAGTGTCTGACAAAAAACTCAACTCTGGCTTCAGCCGTTTATGTTCCATTCTATGCCGGCCTTGATGCCAGTCTCCATTTGTGGGATTCCAATCTCACTGTGAGAGACGCTTCGGCGAGAGATCTCAATGCTTGGCTTTCGGAGAGGCCCGAATGGAAGAGGATGTGGGGGAGAGACCATTTCATGGTTGGAGGAAGGATTTCATGGGATTTCAGGAGGCAAACTGATGAGGTTTCAGATTGGGGGAGCAAGCTCAGGTTCTTGCCGGAATCGATGAACATGAGTATGTTGTCAGTTGAAGGAAGCTCGTGGAGAAATGACTATGCCAttccgtacccaacaaacttTCATCCTGCCAAGGACATTGATGTGATTCAATGGCAGAACAGAATGCGGAAACTAGAGAGGCCTAACTTGTTTACTTTTGTTGGTGCTCCAAGGCCGGATCAGCAGAACTCGATTCGGGGGAAGATTATTGATCAGTGCCTAGCTTCAAGTGTTGGGAAGTTGGTAGATTGCAGTTCAGGTGGGATTAAATGTGACAACCCGGCTAGTGTTATGAGGGTGTTTCAGAGCTCAGTTTATTGCTTGCAGCCTACAGGGGACTCATACACTAGGAAATCAGCTTTCGACTCGATTCTGGCAGGTTGTATTCCGGTTTTCTTTCATCCGGGTACTGCCTACTCGCAATATGTATGGCATTTACCAAAGAATCATACCAAGTATTCGGTGTTTATTCCGGTGAGGTATGTAGAAGATTTGAAAGATGACCTAATTGAGAGAACCTTGGTTGGAATTTCAAAGGAGAGGGAATCAGAAATGAGAGAAGAGGTTATAAGGCTTATACCAAAGCTAGTGTATGCAGATCCCATGTCAAGATTAGAGACTGAAGATGCATTTGATTTATCTGTCAAGGGGATTCTCGAGACGATAGAGaatgttaggaatgtcattagAGAAGGAAGGGATCCTAGCATAGGTTTTGCCGATGAGGATAGTTATAAGTACACATTTCCAAAGACAATAGAATGA